Proteins found in one Pelobates fuscus isolate aPelFus1 chromosome 10, aPelFus1.pri, whole genome shotgun sequence genomic segment:
- the LOC134575452 gene encoding cornifin-like: MSGVKGGHHQQQHCKDPCKDPCKDPCPNPCKDPCLNPCKDPCLNPCKDPCQNPCKDPCLNPCKDPCLNPCKDPCQDPCKDPCQKLDPCKDHPCNPCPPDPCQTQYGYRK, from the exons ATGTCTGGAGTCAAGGGTGGACACCACCAACAACAACACTGCAAGGACCCCTGCAAGGACCCCTGCAAGGACCCATGCCCGAACCCCTGCAAGGACCCATGCCTGAACCCCTGCAAGGACCCATGCCTGAACCCCTGCAAGGACCCATGCCAGAACCCCTGCAAGGACCCATGCCTGAACCCCTGCAAGGACCCATGCCTGAACCCCTGCAAGGACCCATGCCAAGACCCCTGCAAGGACCCATGCCAAAAGCTGGACCCATGCAAAGATC ATCCCTGCAACCCATGCCCACCCGACCCTTGCCAGACCCAGTATGGATACAGAAAGTGA